The Terriglobia bacterium genome has a segment encoding these proteins:
- a CDS encoding PIN domain-containing protein, with amino-acid sequence MNDRTFVDTNVLIYAHDVDAKARHEAAKSVLRDLWSERTGVLSTQVLQEFYVNVTRKIPNPISKDSARTVVNNYAVWCVDTTPAEISMAFQIEDASKIGFWDALIVASALKSGAVRILSEDLNAGQMIAGILIENPFVSAR; translated from the coding sequence ATGAACGATAGGACATTTGTCGACACAAATGTGTTGATTTATGCGCACGATGTTGATGCCAAAGCCAGGCACGAGGCTGCGAAGAGTGTTCTGCGTGACCTCTGGAGTGAACGGACTGGTGTCTTGAGCACGCAGGTGCTCCAGGAATTCTACGTCAACGTTACGCGAAAAATTCCGAATCCCATCTCCAAAGACTCGGCCCGCACGGTCGTGAACAACTACGCAGTTTGGTGCGTGGATACCACACCTGCTGAAATTTCTATGGCATTCCAGATCGAGGATGCGTCCAAGATCGGATTCTGGGACGCTCTGATTGTCGCCTCCGCTCTCAAGAGTGGCGCCGTCCGGATCCTGTCTGAAGATCTGAACGCGGGACAAATGATCGCGGGTATTCTCATTGAGAACCCATTCGTCAGCGCACGCTGA
- a CDS encoding BON domain-containing protein, with the protein MFGVSVAQEPAGGNSSSGAQNVTGPQRMQDRISREVYHELVMLPQLTIFDNIQYKVDGNKVTLMGQVRDAILKDSAEKTVKHIEGVDSVNNQIEILPPSGNDDRIRREVARSLFNDERLFRYSMGSVPPIHIIVKGGHVTLEGVVNSEADKNEARIRANSVPGVFSVDNHLQVQKS; encoded by the coding sequence ATGTTTGGGGTCAGTGTGGCCCAGGAACCAGCCGGCGGTAATTCTAGCAGCGGGGCGCAAAATGTTACCGGACCGCAACGCATGCAGGACAGAATCTCGCGCGAGGTTTATCACGAACTAGTGATGCTGCCGCAGCTCACCATTTTTGACAACATTCAATACAAAGTAGACGGCAACAAAGTTACGCTGATGGGACAAGTGCGAGACGCAATCCTGAAGGACTCGGCGGAAAAGACCGTCAAACACATTGAAGGCGTGGATAGCGTGAACAATCAGATTGAGATTCTGCCCCCTTCAGGGAACGATGACCGGATTCGCAGAGAAGTGGCGCGTTCGCTTTTCAATGACGAGCGGCTATTCCGCTATTCCATGGGATCAGTTCCGCCCATCCACATTATCGTGAAAGGCGGCCATGTCACGCTGGAAGGCGTTGTGAATTCGGAAGCGGACAAGAACGAGGCCCGCATTCGCGCGAACAGTGTTCCCGGAGTTTTCTCGGTAGATAACCATCTTCAAGTGCAGAAGTCCTGA
- a CDS encoding OsmC family protein has translation MNVEAQVTWTDGERFVANASSGHAIVIDSDRQRNTAAGPMEMVLMGLCACTATDVVSILRKKREPFVGVHVKAEAVRATEAPTVYTSIKLIYTVSGQVSRKAVEDAVRLSEEKYCGVSAMLKCTAKIVTEVHLSGAETLAPAKK, from the coding sequence ATGAACGTTGAAGCGCAGGTAACGTGGACAGATGGCGAGAGATTTGTCGCCAATGCCAGCAGCGGCCATGCCATCGTGATCGATTCCGACCGCCAGCGCAACACTGCTGCAGGTCCCATGGAAATGGTCCTGATGGGCCTGTGCGCTTGCACCGCCACCGATGTCGTGAGCATCCTGCGCAAGAAGCGTGAGCCATTCGTCGGCGTGCACGTGAAGGCCGAGGCAGTTCGCGCGACGGAAGCGCCCACGGTCTATACTTCGATCAAGCTTATCTATACAGTTTCCGGGCAGGTTTCACGCAAGGCGGTGGAAGACGCGGTGAGGCTGTCTGAAGAAAAGTATTGCGGCGTCTCTGCGATGCTGAAATGTACGGCAAAGATCGTTACTGAAGTGCATCTTTCAGGTGCGGAAACGCTTGCTCCGGCAAAGAAATAA
- a CDS encoding EamA family transporter, with the protein MPSESAAQQSISPAPEHQHPWRGYFFVATATFCWGAAAVVGKAIFNGSLFAGHALISPVVLTQARTTFTVLVFGPILLLRFGRRIFSITRRDLMLCALVGTLGVACSNFFYYFAVKKSTVSLAITIQYTAPLWVLIYMVARGRERATVQRTAATLVAMIGTALAIGVFQTGVKFNLIAVSSALLASFGYAFYNVAAQGLVTRNHQFTVMFYLLLGAAVLWTVVDPPWKLMAQDFSGRQWGFLFVFACLSMVLPYMLYLSGLKYLDPTRAVITSCLEPVFAIVFAVLFVGETLRALQIVGIVAVLVATVMVQLRRRVAGRPAPAG; encoded by the coding sequence TTGCCGAGTGAGTCCGCTGCCCAACAGTCAATAAGCCCCGCGCCGGAGCATCAACATCCATGGCGGGGCTATTTCTTTGTGGCCACGGCAACGTTCTGCTGGGGAGCCGCCGCTGTAGTTGGCAAGGCGATTTTTAACGGCAGCCTCTTTGCCGGCCATGCCTTGATTTCACCTGTAGTGCTCACGCAAGCCCGGACCACTTTTACCGTCCTGGTTTTTGGTCCCATTCTCTTGCTGCGATTTGGCCGCCGTATCTTTTCCATCACTCGGCGTGACCTGATGTTGTGCGCGCTTGTCGGCACACTGGGCGTGGCCTGCTCCAATTTTTTCTATTATTTTGCCGTCAAGAAATCGACTGTCTCACTGGCGATTACGATCCAATACACCGCGCCGCTCTGGGTATTGATTTACATGGTCGCGCGGGGCAGGGAACGGGCAACAGTTCAGCGTACCGCGGCAACGCTGGTAGCGATGATCGGAACCGCCCTTGCGATTGGGGTCTTCCAGACCGGCGTAAAATTCAATTTGATTGCCGTGTCGTCCGCTTTGCTGGCGTCGTTTGGCTACGCTTTTTATAACGTCGCAGCACAAGGGCTGGTGACGAGAAACCACCAGTTCACCGTCATGTTTTATCTGCTGCTGGGCGCGGCGGTCTTGTGGACCGTGGTTGATCCTCCGTGGAAGCTGATGGCACAGGATTTCAGCGGACGGCAATGGGGATTTCTGTTTGTCTTTGCCTGTCTCTCCATGGTGCTGCCTTACATGCTTTATCTCAGCGGGTTGAAATACCTTGATCCCACACGCGCCGTTATCACCAGTTGCCTGGAGCCGGTGTTCGCCATTGTTTTTGCGGTGCTTTTTGTGGGTGAAACGCTGCGGGCGTTGCAGATCGTAGGAATTGTGGCCGTGCTGGTTGCCACCGTAATGGTCCAATTGAGGCGGCGAGTGGCGGGCCGTCCTGCACCGGCGGGCTAG
- a CDS encoding phosphoesterase has product MKVRVFFHGKCFDGTASAALFSRFYRERIRSDVDFQFTGLVHRAGALFNEADFDGDENAIVDFKYSASPKITWWFDHHQSAFLSPEDEEHYRLSDKSRKFFDPEYKSCTKFLAHVAEQKFGFDPRPVEELIRWADIIDGAQFHSPEEAVEMAEPAMKLTMAIESTNDPDFLPRLIPHLVSEPLADVLKEPFVATVVPPLMARHRRSIDILRQRSECKQGTIYFDISDQDLEGYNKFIPYYLHRDSVYSVGLSSSSFRVKVSVGSNPWTNRQNMVNLAKVCERYGGGGHARVGAISFPPDKGDLARTAAAEIVAELRNAESAVVK; this is encoded by the coding sequence TTGAAAGTCAGGGTCTTTTTTCACGGCAAATGTTTTGACGGGACGGCCTCGGCTGCGCTGTTTTCGCGCTTCTACCGCGAACGCATACGGTCAGACGTGGACTTCCAGTTCACCGGCCTGGTGCATCGCGCGGGCGCGCTCTTCAATGAAGCAGATTTTGATGGCGATGAGAATGCCATTGTCGACTTTAAGTATTCCGCTTCGCCAAAGATTACCTGGTGGTTTGACCATCACCAGAGCGCATTTCTCTCGCCGGAAGATGAGGAGCACTATCGCCTGAGCGATAAGAGCCGGAAATTTTTTGATCCTGAATACAAATCATGCACCAAGTTTCTGGCGCATGTGGCGGAGCAGAAATTTGGTTTTGATCCGCGTCCCGTGGAAGAGCTGATTCGCTGGGCCGATATTATTGATGGCGCACAGTTTCACAGTCCGGAAGAAGCGGTGGAAATGGCCGAGCCCGCCATGAAACTCACCATGGCCATTGAGTCCACCAACGATCCTGATTTCCTTCCGCGCCTGATCCCGCATCTGGTGAGTGAGCCACTGGCTGACGTTCTGAAGGAGCCTTTTGTCGCCACGGTTGTTCCACCGCTCATGGCGCGCCATCGCCGTTCGATTGATATCCTGCGCCAGCGTTCAGAGTGCAAACAGGGAACCATTTACTTTGACATTAGTGATCAGGACCTGGAAGGCTACAACAAATTCATTCCTTATTATCTGCACCGCGATTCGGTTTACAGCGTTGGGCTAAGCAGCAGCAGCTTCCGCGTGAAAGTCTCTGTCGGGTCAAATCCGTGGACTAATCGCCAGAACATGGTGAACCTGGCAAAAGTCTGTGAGCGCTATGGCGGTGGAGGACATGCTCGGGTGGGCGCTATCTCTTTTCCGCCCGATAAAGGCGATCTGGCGCGTACGGCAGCAGCGGAAATTGTGGCTGAACTCCGGAACGCCGAATCAGCTGTGGTCAAATAA
- a CDS encoding MBL fold metallo-hydrolase: MAYLQFLGAAGTVTGSKHLINTRDDSSHQPGMQVLVDCGLFQGQKEWRLRNWEDTPVPARDIDAVILTHAHLDHCGWIPRLAKEGFNGPIYATPPTIDLCSVILTDSGHLQEEEARFHNQKKSSKHHPALPLYTLQEAEDCMHLFRPVSFRQITQLGPKIAFRFVHAGHILGSAMVELFLGDRAKPRKLLFTGDIGRVPMKPSAPGRVVHAGPEPNEDPEILVMESTYGNRAHPHDDVRPELAQIISQTVQRGGSVIVPAFAVERTQKFLFLLKELMESNQIPRVPVFVDSPMAIKAVEIFMKYAEEFNEDAKQLVRKYGSPLNWAGFHFAPKQEDSRKINDMRYPCIIVSSSGMVTGGRILHHLLLRLPDPRNQVLFIGFQAPGTRGEIIKSGAKSVRIFSEAVPIRAQVAALEQFSDHADTEELLGWLRTFKAPPKKTFLVHGESEAANRLKQAITTKLGWNVEIAHWLEKVPLG; the protein is encoded by the coding sequence GTGGCTTATCTTCAATTTCTGGGCGCTGCCGGAACCGTTACCGGATCCAAGCACCTCATCAACACCCGCGACGATTCTTCCCATCAGCCGGGCATGCAGGTGCTTGTTGACTGCGGTCTTTTTCAGGGGCAGAAGGAATGGCGGTTGCGCAACTGGGAAGATACTCCCGTTCCAGCCCGCGACATCGACGCCGTAATTCTTACACATGCTCATCTCGATCACTGCGGCTGGATTCCGCGGCTGGCCAAAGAGGGGTTCAACGGCCCAATTTATGCCACGCCTCCCACTATCGATCTGTGTTCCGTCATATTGACTGACTCCGGACATCTGCAAGAGGAAGAAGCGCGCTTTCACAATCAGAAAAAATCTTCTAAGCACCATCCTGCCCTGCCTCTCTACACATTGCAGGAAGCTGAAGATTGCATGCATTTGTTCCGTCCCGTTTCCTTTAGGCAAATCACGCAACTGGGTCCAAAGATTGCATTTCGGTTTGTCCACGCTGGGCACATTCTTGGCTCCGCCATGGTTGAGCTTTTCCTGGGTGATCGAGCCAAACCGCGCAAGCTCCTCTTCACCGGAGATATTGGCCGGGTCCCCATGAAGCCCAGCGCTCCTGGCCGCGTCGTCCACGCCGGACCGGAACCAAATGAAGACCCGGAAATCCTGGTCATGGAATCCACCTATGGCAATCGCGCACATCCGCATGACGATGTACGCCCAGAGCTGGCACAAATCATTTCCCAGACTGTGCAGCGCGGCGGTTCCGTCATCGTTCCGGCTTTCGCCGTAGAGCGCACACAGAAATTTTTGTTTCTGCTCAAGGAACTTATGGAATCCAACCAGATTCCCCGGGTGCCCGTGTTCGTTGACAGTCCCATGGCCATTAAAGCTGTCGAAATCTTCATGAAATACGCTGAGGAATTCAACGAAGATGCGAAACAGCTTGTCCGGAAATACGGCTCGCCGCTGAACTGGGCGGGTTTCCACTTTGCTCCCAAGCAGGAAGATTCGCGCAAGATCAATGACATGCGCTATCCCTGCATCATCGTTTCTTCCAGCGGCATGGTGACCGGCGGACGCATCCTCCACCATCTGCTGTTGCGTTTGCCCGATCCGCGCAACCAGGTGCTGTTCATTGGATTTCAAGCGCCCGGCACGCGCGGCGAGATCATCAAGAGCGGAGCAAAGTCCGTGCGGATTTTTTCTGAAGCCGTTCCCATCCGCGCCCAGGTGGCCGCGCTGGAACAATTCAGTGACCACGCCGATACTGAAGAGCTGCTTGGCTGGCTGCGGACGTTCAAAGCGCCCCCAAAGAAAACTTTTCTGGTCCACGGCGAATCCGAAGCGGCCAACCGGCTTAAACAGGCCATTACCACCAAGCTGGGCTGGAACGTGGAGATCGCTCATTGGCTGGAAAAAGTTCCTCTCGGGTGA
- a CDS encoding carboxypeptidase-like regulatory domain-containing protein, protein MNIQRLTLVCLFCMLLPAAALAKKKPPEPEQKTASVNMTVIRNSSGKPVKNAEVVIHLIDNHGKAKQEGLELKTHEDGKAEASGIPYGKVRIQVIAPGFRTYGEDFSINQPNHEFTIKLQKPAEQLSIYK, encoded by the coding sequence ATGAATATCCAGCGTCTTACCCTTGTGTGCCTGTTTTGTATGCTTCTGCCGGCGGCTGCGCTTGCCAAAAAAAAGCCGCCTGAGCCCGAACAGAAGACCGCTTCCGTAAATATGACCGTGATCAGGAATTCGAGCGGCAAGCCGGTGAAAAATGCTGAAGTGGTGATTCACTTGATCGATAACCATGGCAAAGCAAAGCAGGAAGGTCTGGAGCTTAAGACCCATGAAGACGGCAAAGCGGAAGCAAGCGGCATTCCTTATGGCAAAGTCCGCATTCAGGTGATCGCGCCGGGGTTCAGGACGTACGGAGAAGATTTCAGCATCAATCAGCCTAATCATGAATTCACCATCAAGTTGCAAAAACCGGCTGAGCAGCTTTCCATTTACAAATGA
- a CDS encoding glutaredoxin family protein, which yields MEFQVKDVSSDQQAVFELVRTYKSRSTPTIVVGEKVMVGFDPERLDAMLAE from the coding sequence ATTGAGTTTCAAGTGAAAGACGTTAGTTCTGACCAGCAGGCGGTTTTTGAGCTGGTCCGCACCTATAAGAGCCGTTCCACGCCAACCATCGTCGTCGGAGAAAAAGTCATGGTCGGCTTTGATCCTGAGCGCCTGGACGCGATGCTTGCCGAGTGA